The genome window CAAGATGGTGGACGGAATTATCACCCTTGTTAAGAAGGGAGATTTGAGCGGCAGACGCCGCGTGATTAGTCTGCTGCTGGGCGATAAAGAGCTGGTCAAGCAAATTTACGCCGGCAAAGAGCGTTTTAGCAAACGCAGCAGTGGTTACTCGCGCATAATTCAGGTCGGCCAGCGGCGCGGTGACGCGGCCAAAATGGTGTGGTTTGAATTAGTTGATGCCGCGGTT of Candidatus Margulisiibacteriota bacterium contains these proteins:
- the rplQ gene encoding 50S ribosomal protein L17, producing the protein MRHKYGYNKLHKPTDQRIAMLKSLAVAVFRCNRVETTEARAKELRKMVDGIITLVKKGDLSGRRRVISLLLGDKELVKQIYAGKERFSKRSSGYSRIIQVGQRRGDAAKMVWFELVDAAV